Part of the Maridesulfovibrio sp. genome, ATTCCTTCCATGCCGCGTAAAATGGCGATTGCGTCCATTTTGTCGGTTTTTTGCTGGATTAGGGAATCGTAATCCAGGCAGGCTTTCAATACTCGTGATTCCACGGGCATAGTAGGATTTATGTCCAGTCGGTCATTCTGGTGCTGGATGATTTGCGAAACGGTTTCCATGCGCGGAATTTGGGAAAGCATGCCAGCAGTCACTGAAGGATGCATGTCATAAATCTGTTGTTCTTCTGCTGTGAGTTCTTCTCCGGTGAAGACCTTCAGTAGAACAGATTCCGGGAGTGTTATGCAGCCCAGTTGTCCCAACATGGCAGCAAGGTCAAGGTAAAGGGTCTGTTTCAGTTTTAAATGTTGTCCTACGTAGCCGGCAAGTCGGCGCACTCTTTCGCTTCGTCCAAATGCTTCAGGATTGGTTAATGACAGAATATCGGTGAGGACTTTGACGCTGCCGCGCAACGTACCGCGTAGGAGTTCCCGCTCAGCAACGACTAATGAGTACTGCTTCATTGCCGCTTCAAGTGTGCGGATCATTTCGTCAATAGAGCTGGGTTTGGTCAGGAAACGGAAAACCGAACCCTCGTTGACCGCAGAAATAGCCGCTTCCAGATCTGCATGTCCGGTGAGCATTACCCGGACAGTATCCGGGGAAAGCTGCTTTACTTTCGTTAGAAAGGTGATTCCGTCCATCTTAGGCATTTTCAGGTCTGAAACAACAATTGCATACGGCCCGGAAGATTTTACTTTTTCAATCCCTTCCTCCGGTCCAAGTGCAACATCTACCTTAAAGCGTTTGCGTAGTAGTGCTCTATAAGTATCAAGTATGTTCTGTTCATCATCTACAAATAGAACACTATTCTTATTCATCGTTACTAATCTCCAGTCGGTTGTTGCATGCGTCTCGCCAATCATCAATATTATCTAAAAGTTTTGCTAAAGCCAGTTTATCTGTATTAAATTCTGAAAATATGTAGCCCTTACTGTGAGGTATAAGTTCATGTTGAAGTGTGTCTGCAGCATGTATTGCGTGTGTAGGAGTGAATATTTTATCGCAATTTTTAAGAGAGTGGTGGTAATAAACCATTTCTACAATTTCTTCATTGAATCCCCATAGTCCTAGCAGATATGCCCCTACCTCAGCATGACTGACACCAAGAATCTTTTTTTCCACATCAATTACCGGACCACCGAATTCCCTGACGTGTTCCAGTACCTTTTGATATTTTTTATTCATTTCGGTGATGAAAACGAACTTGCCTATGTCGTGGAGCAATCCTCCCACAAAACAGTTGGTAACGGTCTGTTCGTCTTCATCCATAAATGAGCAGATTTCTTTAGCAAGATAGCCTGTCTGCAGGCAGTGTTCCCAGAGTTTTTCTATAGAATATGGTCCGAGGATATTTGTATCAAGTTCTTGAAGGAAATGGACCCCGAGAATCAACCCTCTCAGGACATCCGTCCCAAGTAGTATAGTGGCTCGTGCAGGACAGGAAACGGAATTGTAGAAGCCGAAGAAAGAGGAATTAACCACTTTAAGAAGTGTTGTGGATATGCCCGGATCTTTCTTGACCAGTTCCCCAAGTCTTTGCAGATTTGGTTCCGACTTATTCAATTCGCGTGTAATTTCGATATATAAATCAGGTAGTACCGGCAGGGTATCAAGCCCGGTTATTATTTCCCTGACTTTGTGATCCGTCAGTACGGGACGCAGTGCCATCATTTTACGGATGGTGCCGATTAATATTTCTGTATTGCAGGGTTTGCTCAGGAATTGATGGGTATGCTTTGCTGATTTCAGCAATGATTGCATATCCGAATGTCCGGATAGTGTTATGCGGATAGTATCTGGCTGGATCTCGGCAACCTTGTGGAGTAACTCACTTCCGTCCATATCCGGCATTTTCGTGTCGCTAATGACAATATCAAATTCAGCCTTGCCAAGCTTTTTCAGTGCTTCCTGTCCGGTGGAGGCAAAGTAGCTTTTCCATTCCTTGCGAAGGCTGTGCATAGTAGCCCTGAAGCTATCCAGAATATTCTTATCATCGTCGATAAAGAGAATTTTCGGGATCATGGTGTTCCTTGTTTTTTATTTTAAGTATATGTGTTCTTTGTCTTATGGATATCGTTTTTTTGTTTTTTTTGTAAAGGAAATATCAAAGAATGTATTGGTGGATAATTGTCTTTTGGGTTGTGTTCAGTGAGGTGGATACTGTAGGTCTTTGTTCCCTTAGTCCTGTGCTTTTTATGGAAAGGGCACATCTATTATTAGCCCCAATTAGTGGCTTAGCATGAAAATAGTCGGCCATTTTAAGAGCTTATTTTATAAGGATAACGAACGTATTACCTTGAAAGTGGTCGGAAATGAGTTTTGAAACAACAGATTGCACTCCCTTCGATTATAGCGATAGCAAAAGGCTTGTGTATTTCGAATTTGCAGATAAAACCGGGGCGCGAGAGACCTTGGAAGGTCTTTGTTTTATCGATGGAATTGAAGAATTGAAATACGGATTTAACTTGATGATCGCGATGCAGCAAATTCCAGAAGTGATAAGATGTTTAACGAATGAAAATATAGCTATCTATACTGTCGAGGTTAGAAAATCTGCAAGCAAGTAAGTTAAAAGAGCTCTTCTCAAAATGTTTTTTAGTTTTGTGCAAAAAAAAATACGAAATTCCCGTAATGGAAATTCCGTATTTAGTAATGATTTGAAATAAATTGTGTTTGTGATTTACATCGCTAATCGCGACTGAAAGTCTAGATTTTGTCTAGTTTTTACATCGCTATTGACGACTGGCGTGATTTAAGCATATTTTCAAATAAGATATACAACGATAATCACGACTGGATTGCAAATGCCTGTAAGAAAAATTCCAAAGAATTATCGCAACGTGACTGGTAAACTTGTTAATACCAAGTCAGACGGTCCTGCTGGATTTGAGTCTACCTTGGAAAGGGACTTCTTGTCACTTCTTGAGTTCCTTCCGGAAGTCCTGAGTTTCGAAGTGCAGCCAGTAGAAATAAATTGGATCGATTCAAATGGAAAGCTTCGCAAGTATACCCCAGATGTTTTGGTCTTCTATGATGACGGGATTGAGTTAAAGCCAACAATTTTTGAAGTTAAGTATCGTAGTGATCTGAAGAAGAATTGGGATAAGTTGAAGCCCAAATTTATGAAAGCGCTATCTTATGCTAAAAGCAGAAGGTGGCGCTTTAAAATTGTGAGTGAGAAAGAAATTAGAACTGAACTTTTGAAGAATGTGAAGTTCTTGATAAGGTTTAAATGTCAGAACACTTACGATTCTAACCATGGAGAGATTATTCTTGATGCGTTAAAGAAGCTTCATTCAAGTACTCCTGCTGACCTTCTGAAGAGCATTTATGAAGACAAGTGGGATCAAGCAGAATTATTGCCCACTTTATGGTATATGATTGGGACATTTCAAATAGGGTGTGATTTATCTTTACCTCTGACAATGAGGTCGGAAATATGGTTTTTAAAAAACTAGGCCCTCCTGCTACATATCATTTTAATCGAGGGGATCGAGTATATGTAGATGGGAAAGAATGCGCATTTATTGAGATGTCTGACTTTTATACTGCGCTGGTTAAAGTTCTTAGCTCTGATGAAATAACAGAGGCTCATATTTCAGATGTTGAGCCATTTCAAGTTGTTTTAAACGATTCTCCTGCAATTGATGCCGTGCCAGAAGAAGGAATGAAGTTAGCTATGGAACGGTATAAGGCGATAGAGCCTTTGATTGATCTTAAGGGGAGAACTCGGGATGTTGTCGAAGAAAGAGGAAAAAAATTAAATATCCATCCGAGCACACTTTATAATTGGCTTCATTGGTATGAACAGTCAGGTAAGTTGACATCATTGGCACCTAGAAGTCGGAACGATAAAGGGAAAAAGAAACTTTCAGATGAAGTTGAGTACATTGTTCAGAGTCTTATTGAGACAGAATATTTAAGCCCCCAAAAGAAATCCATCCCTGAAGTTTATAAAAAGATAAAAAGGCATTGTTATAAAAAAGGCTTAACGGTGCCTCATATAAATACATTGCGTAATAGGATTAAAGAAATTTCACCTTATATTAAAACCAAGCTTCGGCATAGTGATAAAGAAGCCAATGATAGTTATGGTGAAATAAAGGGGAGTTTCCCTGGAGCAGATTTTCCTTTAGCTGTTGTTGAAATTGACCATACTCAGGTTGACTTGATCCTTGTTGACGATATTCATCGGCAAGCTATCGGGCGTCCATGGATAACCCTTGCAATGGATGTCTACAGTCGAATGGTAGTAGGTTTTTATATTTCTTTTGATAGACCTGGTTATGTTGGAACAGGATTAAGTATATATAGGTCAATTGTTTTGAAGGATAAGTGGTTAGCTGAGATGGGAATCAAATCAAGATGGCCTTGTTACGGGACTCCCAAAACAATTCATGTTGATAATGCAAAAGAATTTAGAAGTACGTCGTTTGAAAACGCATGTGCTCAATATGCGATAAATATCGAATGGCGTCCCGTTGGTCGGCCACAGTTTGGTCCCCATATTGAAAGATTATTGGGTAATTTTGCACAAAAAATACATAACCTCCCTGGATCAACTTTTTCCAATGTGCAGCAAAGAGGGCGATATAAGTCCGAGAAAAAGGCTTCATTAACTCTTTCTGAGTTTGAAGAATGGCTAACTATTTATATCACACAAGTTTATCATGAAGAGGTGCATTCTTCATTAAATATGACTCCATATAAAAAATATAAACAAGGAACCTTTGGCGATGATCATCATCCTGGTGTTGGCACTTATCCTAAATTTGTAGATGAAGATGCTTTGCTTCTGGATTTTATGCCAATGATTAAAAGGTCAATTCAAAGGGATGGAGTCTCGATAGATAAAGTTAAATATTGGAGTGATGTTCTGCGTAGGTGGATTAATTGCCCAGACTCGGAGAGTTCTAAATTAAAGCGTAAATTTATATTTAGGCGTGATCCTCGAGATATTAGCGTGATTTGGTTTTTTGATCCTGAGTTGGAGGGGTATTACTCTATCCCATATCGGGATATCTCTCATCCACCTATCAGTATATGGGAATTTCGTAAAATAAAGAAAGACTTGGAGAATGCAGGCCAAAAGGATGTTGATGAGCGGAAGATTTTTGAGGCATATGATCGAATGGATATGATTGAGAAAAATGCAGTGAAACAAACGAAAGCAATAAGATTAAAATGGCAGAAAAGGGTTTCGGGGCTTGGGGTTACCAAAAACAATATTAACCAACATAAAAAGAACGACTCAAATAAAACTAGCAATGATTGCACAAATTCTAAGGAGCTAAAACCGTTTGAAAATATATATTACGTGGATGATATATGATGACTTTTGATTTTCCGCATTTGCATAAAAGCGTAATTCATCTAATGGACCTGCAACAAAAAGATAGAATTGCAAAAATACGGACTCCTATTTGGATAGAATACCCTAAAGCACGAAAAATTATATCGCAGCTAGAAGATTTATTGGCTTATCCAAGGATGCATCGTATGCCAAGTTTGCTTTTAACAGGTGAAACTAACAATGGTAAGACTTTGCTTATTAATACTTTTTGCAAAAGACATCCTGCTGACGACAATCCTCAAGGTGAAGCTGCAAATGTTCCTGTACTATATGTACATGCTCCTCCAGTGCCCGAAGAGGGACGTTTTTATAATAATATATTGGAATGTCTTTCTGCTCCATTCAGACTTAGCAGCACAGTTGGTACGAAAGAGTCGCAAACTTTAAAACTACTCAAAGCTGTAAAAGTAAAAATATTGATTATTGATGAATTTCAGCAGCTTATGACGGGGTCTCCAAATAAGCGGCAGGTATTACTCAATATTATTAAAAGTTTGAGTAGTAAACTTAAGATTTCAATTGTCGCTGTTGGCACAAAAGAGGCTGATAGGGCATTGCAAAATGATCCTCCACTGGCTAACCGATTTGAAACTGCTTTTTTGCCGCAATGGGGTAATGATAACAATTATAGACGTTTGTTGATGAGTTTTGAAAGTTTGTTACCTTTGGCGTATCCTTCGGGGCTAGCTGATGCAGAATTGTCAGAACGAATATTATCAATGAGTGAAGGGTATATTGGGGAAATAGCCCAACTCATATCACAGTCAGCTGTTTTGGCTATCCGGTCAGGATATGAGAAAATAGATGCTGATATATTAGAGAATTTGGATTGGGCCTCGCCAACCCACAGGCGCTACCGTCCACAGTTAAGGGGGTAACTGCATGCTTTCAGGGAAAATATCTTCCGGCACACCCTAAGCCCTTACCAGATGAACTCCTTTCGTCATGGATTGTGCGTATTGCCGAGGCTAATGCAGTAAAACTTCATACTATGTCTCGCATGTTGTTTGGATTTAATTATTCGCCATGGATTAGGGATATAGGGCGGCATGGGCCAGATGCTGTCATAAATAAGATGGCTGAAGTGACAGGTACTCCTGTTTTAAGAGTGCGCGAAACAACTTTACATGGATATGTCGGCTGGATATTGCGGCATATGCGTATTAGCGGGCAAACCCATTGGATTCTTCCCGTAAAGAGTAAAAGTGCAGATCGGATTGGTTATGGGGTTCAATATTGCCCGCAGTGCCTGATGGAAGACGAGAAACCGTATTACAGGCGTGCGTGGCGTATTGCTTTTTATGTCTTTTGTCCTAAGCATGGGATAATGTTGCGTGACTCATGCCCTGAATGTGGAGCTCCGATAGTTTTTCATCGGCGTGATTTTAATCGGGATATTGATAAGGCACGAGAAATATATCAATGCACCAAATGTGAAGCCGATTTGCGCGATGTCCCTCCTGAAAAGCCGATTATTTATGATCAGAGAGTTTACGACCAATATTCAGTGTTACTAGATGATTTCCATGTGGGGTGCCGGAAGAAATTTAATTTGTCTTATTTTGAGGTATTGCATCAGCTTTGTAAGATAATTGTCTCGACTTCCAATAAGAATCAGCTTCATGAATATCTTTGTGACCAAATGGGAATTGTTCCTAAGGAATTTTCGCTTAGTAAGGGGGGATCGATCGAAGAAGCGCGAATTGACTTGCGCTATTATATTGTCTCGTT contains:
- a CDS encoding HD domain-containing phosphohydrolase, translating into MNKNSVLFVDDEQNILDTYRALLRKRFKVDVALGPEEGIEKVKSSGPYAIVVSDLKMPKMDGITFLTKVKQLSPDTVRVMLTGHADLEAAISAVNEGSVFRFLTKPSSIDEMIRTLEAAMKQYSLVVAERELLRGTLRGSVKVLTDILSLTNPEAFGRSERVRRLAGYVGQHLKLKQTLYLDLAAMLGQLGCITLPESVLLKVFTGEELTAEEQQIYDMHPSVTAGMLSQIPRMETVSQIIQHQNDRLDINPTMPVESRVLKACLDYDSLIQQKTDKMDAIAILRGMEGIYDSKILDVLEKGTAGEDGYVRREIELGELKKGMILDEGLWSEDEVHLVAEGTEITETAIIRITNFGRAKKLPPRIRVLVPIKYLE
- a CDS encoding response regulator; translation: MIPKILFIDDDKNILDSFRATMHSLRKEWKSYFASTGQEALKKLGKAEFDIVISDTKMPDMDGSELLHKVAEIQPDTIRITLSGHSDMQSLLKSAKHTHQFLSKPCNTEILIGTIRKMMALRPVLTDHKVREIITGLDTLPVLPDLYIEITRELNKSEPNLQRLGELVKKDPGISTTLLKVVNSSFFGFYNSVSCPARATILLGTDVLRGLILGVHFLQELDTNILGPYSIEKLWEHCLQTGYLAKEICSFMDEDEQTVTNCFVGGLLHDIGKFVFITEMNKKYQKVLEHVREFGGPVIDVEKKILGVSHAEVGAYLLGLWGFNEEIVEMVYYHHSLKNCDKIFTPTHAIHAADTLQHELIPHSKGYIFSEFNTDKLALAKLLDNIDDWRDACNNRLEISNDE
- a CDS encoding TnsA endonuclease N-terminal domain-containing protein; translation: MPVRKIPKNYRNVTGKLVNTKSDGPAGFESTLERDFLSLLEFLPEVLSFEVQPVEINWIDSNGKLRKYTPDVLVFYDDGIELKPTIFEVKYRSDLKKNWDKLKPKFMKALSYAKSRRWRFKIVSEKEIRTELLKNVKFLIRFKCQNTYDSNHGEIILDALKKLHSSTPADLLKSIYEDKWDQAELLPTLWYMIGTFQIGCDLSLPLTMRSEIWFLKN
- a CDS encoding Mu transposase C-terminal domain-containing protein encodes the protein MVFKKLGPPATYHFNRGDRVYVDGKECAFIEMSDFYTALVKVLSSDEITEAHISDVEPFQVVLNDSPAIDAVPEEGMKLAMERYKAIEPLIDLKGRTRDVVEERGKKLNIHPSTLYNWLHWYEQSGKLTSLAPRSRNDKGKKKLSDEVEYIVQSLIETEYLSPQKKSIPEVYKKIKRHCYKKGLTVPHINTLRNRIKEISPYIKTKLRHSDKEANDSYGEIKGSFPGADFPLAVVEIDHTQVDLILVDDIHRQAIGRPWITLAMDVYSRMVVGFYISFDRPGYVGTGLSIYRSIVLKDKWLAEMGIKSRWPCYGTPKTIHVDNAKEFRSTSFENACAQYAINIEWRPVGRPQFGPHIERLLGNFAQKIHNLPGSTFSNVQQRGRYKSEKKASLTLSEFEEWLTIYITQVYHEEVHSSLNMTPYKKYKQGTFGDDHHPGVGTYPKFVDEDALLLDFMPMIKRSIQRDGVSIDKVKYWSDVLRRWINCPDSESSKLKRKFIFRRDPRDISVIWFFDPELEGYYSIPYRDISHPPISIWEFRKIKKDLENAGQKDVDERKIFEAYDRMDMIEKNAVKQTKAIRLKWQKRVSGLGVTKNNINQHKKNDSNKTSNDCTNSKELKPFENIYYVDDI
- a CDS encoding TniB family NTP-binding protein; amino-acid sequence: MMTFDFPHLHKSVIHLMDLQQKDRIAKIRTPIWIEYPKARKIISQLEDLLAYPRMHRMPSLLLTGETNNGKTLLINTFCKRHPADDNPQGEAANVPVLYVHAPPVPEEGRFYNNILECLSAPFRLSSTVGTKESQTLKLLKAVKVKILIIDEFQQLMTGSPNKRQVLLNIIKSLSSKLKISIVAVGTKEADRALQNDPPLANRFETAFLPQWGNDNNYRRLLMSFESLLPLAYPSGLADAELSERILSMSEGYIGEIAQLISQSAVLAIRSGYEKIDADILENLDWASPTHRRYRPQLRG
- a CDS encoding TniQ family protein, whose protein sequence is MGLANPQALPSTVKGVTACFQGKYLPAHPKPLPDELLSSWIVRIAEANAVKLHTMSRMLFGFNYSPWIRDIGRHGPDAVINKMAEVTGTPVLRVRETTLHGYVGWILRHMRISGQTHWILPVKSKSADRIGYGVQYCPQCLMEDEKPYYRRAWRIAFYVFCPKHGIMLRDSCPECGAPIVFHRRDFNRDIDKAREIYQCTKCEADLRDVPPEKPIIYDQRVYDQYSVLLDDFHVGCRKKFNLSYFEVLHQLCKIIVSTSNKNQLHEYLCDQMGIVPKEFSLSKGGSIEEARIDLRYYIVSLGLWLLVFPKRRLKSAWKAKTVRYNLLLKDFRHPPKWFADMVWEFNRRNTCRKCNK